The Cucurbita pepo subsp. pepo cultivar mu-cu-16 chromosome LG05, ASM280686v2, whole genome shotgun sequence nucleotide sequence TGACAGGTGACGTCTAAGAATGATCAAGCACAATATTGGGCTGATTCCACTCGGCCATATACATACATTTCTGTTCCTGAATTCGCAGAAGCATTTAAAAACTCCAATATTGGGAAGTCTTTGGAGTCCTCGCTCAACACTCCATTTGATAAGTCTCTAAGCCATCCTTCAGCTTTGgctaaaacaaaatttgctGTGTCAAAGCGTGAGCTTTTCAAAGCTTGCTTCTCTCGAGAACTACTGTTGATTAACCGAAAtagttttctttatattttcaagaCATGTCaggtattatttttattactcaTTTCAACATTTGATTCTGGAATTCTGTTTTTCTGACATAACTTATTATAGGTTGCATTTGTTGGAGTTGTTACATGCACAATGTTCTTAAGAACAAGACTACACCCCACGAATGAGATAAATGGCAATCTCTATCTGGCTTGCCTGTTCTTTGGATTGGTGCATATGCTGTTTAATGGCTTCTCTGAGCTACCTTTAATGATAACTCGATTGCCTGTTTTCTACAAGCAAAGGGATAATCTGTTTCACCCTGCTTGGTCCTGGTCTTTTACTAGCTGGATTTTGCGCGTGCCTTATTCCATTCTTGAAGCCGTTGTGTGGTCTTGTGTTGTATATTATCCTGTTGGCTTTGCCCCTAGTGCTGGGAGGTACCTTaaaattcaatcattttcCGTTTTCTTCTTGCTCGTAGCTGATctcttttaaaatgatttcaGGTTCTTCCGCTTCATGTTCCTACTCTTTTCAGTTCATGAAATGGCTATAGGTCTTTTTCGTCTAATGGCAGCTATAACCAGAGACATGGTAATTGCCAATACATTTGGTTCAGCAGCCTTGCTTATTACATTCTTACTGGGTGGTTTTATGATACCAAAAGGTAGGATATTCGTGTTTGTTTCTTACCAAAATTGCTTGAAGATCGAACACTGCAATCCTAATTTGGATATCATGTTTCAGAAATGATTAAGCCATGGTGGTCATGGGCTTTTTGGGTCTCCCCACTTTCTTATAGCCAACGTGCTATTTCTGTCAATGAGTTTACTGCCACTAGGTGGATGGAGGTACCCTTTTCTTGTATTGTGCCACTCATAAAACGCATAATCTTTAGAACAACGAAACAATCCGTTTCTATACTTCATATTATGTTAACTTTTACCGAAACAATTGCAGAAATCTACCATTGGAAATGGAACTGTTGGATACAATATTCTTCATTCACATAGCATGCCTAGTGGTGATAAATGGTACTGGGTGGGTGTTGGAGTGATGTGGGGTTATGTAgctcttttcaatattttggtGAATTTGGCTTTAGTTTACCTCCACCGTAAGTATTAATATGATACaatatgtgtatgtatgtatcaTCAAAATGTTAATATTCTTGTGTTTTCGTTCTCAACAGCGCTAAGAAAAGCCCAAACTGTAACCCCACTTGATTCTACTGCGGAAAATGGTAAGTCATAAATTTTTCATGTGCCTCTAttaaggattgttgggagaggagtcccacgtcgactaattaagaggttgatcatgggtttataagtaaggaatactatctccattggtatgaagccttttgaggaaaccaaaagcaaagtcacaagagtttatgctcaaagtggatatatcatatcattgtggagggtTGTACGtgagttaaatatttttgtttttcaccTTCTTTTTGTTACTCTTGGATCTGTGCAGGTGTTGAACAAGCTTTGAAATTTAGTGAAACATCTCCCAGAGCCGGCAAGACAGAAAAGGGAATGATTCTTCCATTCCAACCATTAACAATGACTTTTCATAATGTTAATTATTTCGTTGATACTCCAAAGGTTAGCCAgaagtttaaatatttctagTTCATATTGATTTTATGAGATGCATTCTAAGTATTGAATTCATTCCCAGGAAATGATGCAGCAAGGTATActagaaaagaaattgcaGCTGTTATCAAATGTGAGTGGAGTGTTTTCACCAGGGGTTCTTACAGCGTTAGTTGGATCAAGCGGAGCAGGAAAAACTACATTGATGGATGTTCTTGCTGGAAGAAAAACCGGTGGATACATTGAAGGTGATATCAGAATATCAGGCTTTCCAAAAGAGCAACCTACTTTCGCTAGAATATCAGGCTACGTAGAGCAAAATGATATCCATTCCCCCCAAGTCACAGTCGAGGAAAGCCTCCAATTCTCCTCTTTTCTACGTCTTCCAAAAGAAATCAGCAAAGAAAAACGACAggtattttgtttggtttgctccatcttattttaatatgatCCAAATCCCATCTTATTTTAATGCTTTCAGGAGTTCATTGAAGAAGTAATGAGTCTAGTGGAGCTTGATACTCTTAGGCATGCTTTGGTTGGTGTGCCAGGTAATACTGGTTTATCAACTGAGCAGAGAAAACGCCTAACAGTTGCAGTGGAGCTTGTTGCAAATCCTTCTATCATCTTTATGGATGAACCTACCTCTGGACTCGATGCTCGAGCGGCTGCCATTGTTATGCGAACTGTTCGTAACACGGTCGATACGGGAAGAACTGTTGTTTGTACCATTCATCAACCTAGTATTGACATTTTTGAAGCATTTGATGAGGTAGGTAACTAATTTAAGCATAATCCATAAATGTTTCATCAGCTCTTAATGATTTTATACTTGACATCCTTTTGCAGTTGCTTCTTATGAAACGAGGGGGAAGAGTTATATATGGGGGAAAGCTTGGAATACATTCACAAATAATGATAGACTATTTTGAGGTAACACTTAATCTATTATCTATATATGTATAGAACATGATCTTATGAGCGGTTCTGACCGAGATATGTTCTTACTTTGTAGGGAATTAGTGGAGTTCCTCCAATACCAGATTCTTACAATCCAGCTACTTGGATGCTTGAGGTCACGTCCCCTGCTGCTGAGCACAGAATTGGTAAAGATTTTGCTGACCTGTATAGGGACTCGGATCAATACAGGTATATGATTATATTATAGTCAGTCTCTATCGTTAGAAAAACCATTAAGGAATTAATGTAGTCGTTAGAAACTATgttctgagatcccacgtcagttgaggacgagaacgaaacaccttttataagtttgtggaaacctcttcctagacgtgttttaaaaaactcgagggaaagtccaaagagacaatatctgctagcttgggctgttacaaatggtatcagagtcagacaccgggcgatgtgccagcgaggtcGTTGGGCCcaaaaggggatggattgaggtgtcccacatcgattggagaatggtacgagtgtcagcgaggacgctaggccctgaagggggggtggattgtgagatcctacatcggtttgggaggagaacgaaacactttataagcgtgtgaaaacctcttcctagcggacacgttttaaaaaccttaagagaaagcccaaaagtgaaagcttaaagagaacaatatcggctagcggtgggcataggcatgggctgttacatatGTACTCGATCCATTAGTagtttttagaattatttatgaaattttatcgatccttacccttttttttttttttatctagaATCGTCGAAGCTTCCATCAAGCAATTAAGCGTTCCACCAGTGGGTGGAGAAGCATTGAAGTTCGATACCACATACTCGCAAGGCATACTATCTCAGTTCATTATTTGCCTATGGAAGCAAAGGCTTGTGTATTGGAGAAGTCCCCATTACAATGTGATGAGGTTATGTTTCACCTTCATAAGTGCACTCATATTCGGTTCAGTGTTTTGGGGTATTGGTATG carries:
- the LOC111794391 gene encoding ABC transporter G family member 31-like, with protein sequence MAASNGSEYFHVTDQSFVRPSNAELLAKDEHELLWAAIERLPSHKQSNYALFTRTASEISSSDGDENTKRMETIDVRKLDKNKRELVVKKALATNDQDNFKLLSGIKARLDKAGVVIPKVEIRFQNLKVGADVQVGSRTLPTLINYSYDVIENILTSLRIMKGKRYPLTILNDVSGLVKPGRMTLLLGPPSSGKSTLLQFLSGKLDRNLKKSGNITYNGHRLHEFCVQRTSAYISQSDDHLPELTVRETLDFAARCQGASQSFAEYLKELARLEKERKIRPSPDIDAFMKASSVGGKKHSVLTDYILKVLDLDICSQTLVGSDMVRGVSGGQRKRVTSGEMIVGPRKTLFMDEISTGLDSSTTYQIVKCLRNFVHQMEATVLMALLQPAPETFELFDDLVLLSEGYLVYQGPRAEVLGFFESLGFKLPPRKGVADFLQEVTSKNDQAQYWADSTRPYTYISVPEFAEAFKNSNIGKSLESSLNTPFDKSLSHPSALAKTKFAVSKRELFKACFSRELLLINRNSFLYIFKTCQVAFVGVVTCTMFLRTRLHPTNEINGNLYLACLFFGLVHMLFNGFSELPLMITRLPVFYKQRDNLFHPAWSWSFTSWILRVPYSILEAVVWSCVVYYPVGFAPSAGRFFRFMFLLFSVHEMAIGLFRLMAAITRDMVIANTFGSAALLITFLLGGFMIPKEMIKPWWSWAFWVSPLSYSQRAISVNEFTATRWMEKSTIGNGTVGYNILHSHSMPSGDKWYWVGVGVMWGYVALFNILVNLALVYLHPLRKAQTVTPLDSTAENGVEQALKFSETSPRAGKTEKGMILPFQPLTMTFHNVNYFVDTPKEMMQQGILEKKLQLLSNVSGVFSPGVLTALVGSSGAGKTTLMDVLAGRKTGGYIEGDIRISGFPKEQPTFARISGYVEQNDIHSPQVTVEESLQFSSFLRLPKEISKEKRQEFIEEVMSLVELDTLRHALVGVPGNTGLSTEQRKRLTVAVELVANPSIIFMDEPTSGLDARAAAIVMRTVRNTVDTGRTVVCTIHQPSIDIFEAFDELLLMKRGGRVIYGGKLGIHSQIMIDYFEGISGVPPIPDSYNPATWMLEVTSPAAEHRIGKDFADLYRDSDQYRIVEASIKQLSVPPVGGEALKFDTTYSQGILSQFIICLWKQRLVYWRSPHYNVMRLCFTFISALIFGSVFWGIGMKRNSTQELFVVMGALNTACLFIGVNNASTVQPIVSIERTVFYREKAAGMYSPFAYAFAQSLVEVPYIAAQTIIYGVISYFMVNFERNAGKFFLYLLFMFLTFTYFTFYGMMVVGLTPSQNLASIVSSAFYSLWNLLSGFLIPKPSLPGWWIWFYYICPVAWSLRGIITSQLGDVDTITVGQGFKGSVKEYLEVSLGYGPGMVGVSVAVLLAFILVFFSIFALSIKFINFQKR